GAAACCAAGTTTCCAATGCTCATTCTGAAGCTTACTTGCTTGAGATTATATATTAAGTTGCTTCTATAAGACTTAAAACAAAAGACTTGTATTGAGGGGAAATATTTTTAATGAAAGCAGTTAAACATTTGGGAGCATCTACACTTAAAGCCTTATGGAATTCCAGTAGTACTGTTAGCAGTAGCATTGTTACTGATCCAATTAAAGCCATTTAAAATGTACAAGCTTTGAATATCTCCATAGCACATTCTCAGTTTACTGCCTCAGCTGTGACTGTCTTATATGGAAACAACCCAAAGTTTACTTCTCACGTTGgtttcccattgaaatttatgACAGGATATGGGATACTTCTGTCCATTCACTACCCAGTTCTTCTTGCAAAAAGGTTACTGAAGCTTTTCATATTCCTATTACTTTCTTCACAACTTTGCAACACACCCTACCCAAACCAGTAATCACATATCAAATCCATCAACATAACAAATAGAAATTACTATTACTTGATTTAACAACCTTGATAGCTTATCAGATTCACCTCCACCCATTGATTATAGTACAAAACTAAAAGGGTTGAGACATCTGCAAAACAATTATTTTTAAAAGCCTTAATTTTTCCTCCCAGAATTGCCAGCATTCAGTGAGCAGTTTCGAGTCTCAACTTCTGTAGAGTGGGCATCTAAGATAGAGGGTGAATACAGAGCTTTCATATCAAGAGCCACCCAAGGCCAATCAGGAGTAGGTCTCTACATCAGCCCACTTACCAAACAGCTACCAATGCAAGCTTAGTTCCACTGGCCTAAACAAAAATCTCTTAAGATCTCTAAGTCCAATACTGGACCTACCATCTCCACTCCATTCCTGCCAACACTGATTGTTCTCCACCCCACCCCGCCAATCTCTGAGGGGAATTCCTTCTTTGTGGAGAAGCTAAGATTTTGGggaacaccccctcccccacttctttCAGTACTAAAGATTTGCCCTATGCCAGATCATGGATATGGCTGGGAGTTCAATGCTGATTACAATTGAAAAATTACTACCTCTGTTCTATCACTCTCCAATCCTGTGCTTcttacaaaataaaaaaaaacacgatTTCTTCATATTCAATTCAAAGCCATCAAAGCAGTTAGATACAGGATCACCAAGACGGTACTCTCTACATTCAACTTATTGATAATGTATCATAAAAAAGTACAAATATAATAGCTATATTAACAGCAATTAAAGTTACTCAGACAGAACTAAGCTCAAGTGCAAAACAGTCTGCTGCACTCTGCCACTGTTCAATCAGACATCCAAAAAAACCTTCACATTACCATGTAAGGATCACACCTTGTGTGAGAATGAGATAGGAGGCTTTCCAGAGAACTCAGGCACTGAATCAGTAGCTTTACCAagttagagagagaaaaaaaaaaattcagttgaTAACTTCTTTGTTCGAAAACTGGTTCAGAAGCTTCTGCAGCTCAAGTTTATAGTCAACGTTACTGACAACTTGAGATCAGATGGGTGAAGAAACCAACTTAAAGGCAGTGTAGATTACTTCTGCAATATCTCAGCAACCAAGAAAGTATGGTAGGAACTAACCTAATCCATGCTATGGAACATGTGCATCTTAAAAATCGACAAATCAATGCAAAAGGATGTTTCTGCTATGGCAGAAACATACTATTAACTGTTTGCACGATTAACCAAAAACTGTACATGGGGACTCTTCCTATACACTGCCACCACAATGCACATCAGTCCCATTTTAGGAGCAACTGCTTCCTATCTGGCATCTCGACTCTCCTCGAGATAGTGCCTCAGTAAATTTCTACTCCCAGAATTACCTCAAGCAATATTTACACACCATAATTTtattgtgatatatatatatataaaaacttaaaCCACTTCTATTACAGATTCAGTGTAAAAAGGAAAGTATAAATATTATTGTACAGTATTTACATTGGTAAAAGCCAAGTATACAAAATTGGTATCTCAGTTCTCAAGGCACAGCAAGAATCCCTTCCAGACTTGAAACCTTCTGGAATTTTCTCAAGTTCAGAACTTGAACAGGCTGATGAATTCAAGGGGTGAAATAGAAGTGTAAGAACCATCAGGGTCATTGGCCGTGCAAGGATGATTCGTATCCTGAAAGCAAAGCATGAAATGAACTTGTTATTGACCTACATATAGTACCTGATATATCTGTTAGGCATCTCCCATTGTTTTATAACAAAGTACTTTGCAGTGTAGCCATTGTTGCAGCATACAGAGCACATCCACCAAATAGCACACAGCAAGCTCCTACAAAAGGCATTATAATAAGACAATTGATCTGTTTACATTGGTTCAATCAAGGCAGCAGCTGGAGACCCCAGTTATACATTCTATTGAAACAACCAAACATTTAACAATGTTGCACTCAAAGTGATTGTCCAAATTTTTGGACAAGGACCCGTCTCACTTACGGTCATGGCGGCCATTAGCTACTAACAGTATCCTGTGGTTTCATTATTCATAGAACAGCAAAGCCAGCATTTATGTCCCTTTTCCCAACTACCCTGCTTCTGGCATGGAGTCATTTTCTTGAAGAAATGCCGTCCTTCTAGTAAAGATGTTGTTGGTGAATGATTTTCCAGGATTCTCAACCCAGGGATGATGAAAGAGCAGTGACAAAGCGAGGATGGCATGGGACttgggagactgcagatgctgggatctggagcaaagGGGGAGAAATTGCAAACTGCTAAAGAACTCAGcatgtctggcagcatctgtggagagaaaaggaTAGTCTATGTTTCGGGTCAGGAATGAGTTTCAGCGGGGGAAAATAATCTGATGGATTCCTGgtgcagggtcttgacctgaaagaCAGACTATCCTTTTGCTTCCACATATGCTGCCcacttgctgagtttctcaagCAGGTCATTCTTGGGTTGAGACTTCGGAACCTACAGAGGATCGTGTACGTGTGTGCCTGCTACCCTTGCATTTCTTTGTGGTAGACGTTACAGATTTGGgtggtgctgttggagtagcctAGGAAGCAGCTGCAGTACATCTTGTGGATGGTCTACAGTGCAACCACTGTGTGCTGGTCGTGCAGGGAATCAGCATTTCAGGTGGTGGATGCTATGCCAAACATGTGACCCTTCTTTATTCCCCAATGTTGAACATGTAGTAGATCCAAGAATACTGGACCCGTGGATGTCAAAACGATGCATTTGAATGCATTGACACATTGTTGGGTCCCAATTGCCTCTAGATCTTCTATGCTGAAATTTAAGACAACAGTAGGAAACTAACTGTTACGGTGCAAGGATAATAATCGAAACCCATGTATTTGTGAAGCTTTGCTCTACCTTCCAAAAGAGGATGTGGCAATGTCTGCAGAACTGGAGCGTGTCCCCATATTGTTCTTTCTTTGGGTAGCACCTCCCAAGTTTAAAGTACATCTTCTTCCAGTCCAAGTGCCCCTTCTCAGATAAAATGAGGCGTTTGCGAATCTACAATAGACATAAAAATGACAAGTAAATAGGAGTAGAGTCCATTCATAAGCAATATCCAAACGAAGATGTTTTAATTTGAAGCTTGGCAGTGACTTGGCTTGCTGTACCTGGCGCTCTGTGAAGTGGTATTGGCATAGTTTCTTCCACAGAAGCCTGTCCTCACTCAGCACTTGCAAGGTAGGCGACACCTGACCAAGGTTGACAATATCTCGCCCATCAGACAACCTCTCCATGATGTTCAATTGCAGGCACATGGGGAGGTCTGTGAGGGTCATTCCTGTATTCAGAGGCTGTGAAACAAAACAAAAAGTTTAAGACCCCAGGCCTCAGATCTCAAGTACAACATTACAGACACCATATCCTATGATTGCCGATTCGCACTAGCTCCCAGCTAACAGagcatacagcacaggaacaagcccttcagctcagTGTCTCAGTACTCCTGGTAAGTGtcacaaatggggggggggggggcggaaaagAAGACCCCAATGATTCTCTCAGAGGTTTTTAAACTGTTATCTTTCGGGTCTTGCGTCCAATGCCTCGCGGCATCCATACcacacggtgatgcagccagaccgGACACAAAGAATCCAAATGATAAAGGGCCCTGACGTTTGAAAGATACAACACGTTGGTAAAGCTTTAACACAGATCCTTGTTCTGTTCTAAAAGCTTGGATTTAAAATGGAAATCTGACATCTATGATTTAAGAAAatcatagattttaaaaaaaatataaaccTGTAAAACTTGTGTGATGATATAGCCTTAATACCAGGGAAATTTTTCTATCAAATCAATGGTGGATAAGTAAAATTGGAGGATAAGCAATGGGAGTACAGAGATTTTGAATAACATTGGGTCTGCAGAAAATTGGAGTTGACAAGGGGAATTTATTACCCGAGGGCTTTGCAGGCCAAAacaatgggtgtatttaaaggcaaagtttgataggttcttagttAGCAAGAACAAAAAGGATCAggggaaggcaggaaaatgggatttaaGTCATCCATGATTGAACATCAGAGAAGATCAGATGGCTgtatggcctgattctgctcccgtGTTACAGTCTTATTGTTGGGTAGACCAGTGGCTGGACCTCCAGAGTTCCTGCTTGCCCACCACTTACCCTGATGATCCGCATGTTGTTCAGCTGCTGCTGCCAGTGAAGAATGACCTCCATTCTGTAGACCCAGGTGTTTATATTTCCTACCAGGACACACTTCCCTACGCCTTTGACCAGAGCACAAATGGTGGCGTACAGACTATTGAGCAGCTCCTTAATTAGCCGGATATCACGTTGGTCTTCTAACactgaaatgaaaaaaaattctTAATATTAGAAAACAGTGCATCATGAAAAGTGTTATCATTGTTGGGGTTGCAGGAAAAAAACTGCAAGGCTGGAGGTGGCTACAGAACCGGGAAGCCGCAACAATGCTAGTTTCAAAATAAGTCAAGCTGAATATCTCGCCAAAAAAATGCGAAGTACTTGCTATAGTTAATTCTGGATTCTTTTTAAGAAGTGTTCCTTTAGAACCgcggtttcccaaccttttttatgccccattaaccaaggagtctgtggaccctaggttgggaactcctgctttagAACAATCTTTGTGGACTTTTCAGATGAACTGTTACTCAAGACAAGGCCCATTAAGGACCAAGAAAACATTTCTTCAGCCAGTAGGTTAAGTTTTTGGAATTCTCCAGTTATTAAGAATATTCACAACTGAG
This sequence is a window from Hemitrygon akajei chromosome 1, sHemAka1.3, whole genome shotgun sequence. Protein-coding genes within it:
- the fbxo32 gene encoding F-box only protein 32 isoform X2; its protein translation is MTKKRKDLLNNNTKIQYFHHDTWISVHKGSTKERHGYCTLGEAFNRLDFSSAIRDTRRFNYVVRLLELIAKSQLTSLSGIAQKNYMNILEKVVQKVLEDQRDIRLIKELLNSLYATICALVKGVGKCVLVGNINTWVYRMEVILHWQQQLNNMRIIRPLNTGMTLTDLPMCLQLNIMERLSDGRDIVNLGQVSPTLQVLSEDRLLWKKLCQYHFTERQIRKRLILSEKGHLDWKKMYFKLGRCYPKKEQYGDTLQFCRHCHILFWKDTNHPCTANDPDGSYTSISPLEFISLFKF
- the fbxo32 gene encoding F-box only protein 32 isoform X1, with product MPFLGQDWRSPGQSWIKTDSGWKRSKDDANNNVDPLNSFCNEEFNKENFLNNVEYDLMTKKRKDLLNNNTKIQYFHHDTWISVHKGSTKERHGYCTLGEAFNRLDFSSAIRDTRRFNYVVRLLELIAKSQLTSLSGIAQKNYMNILEKVVQKVLEDQRDIRLIKELLNSLYATICALVKGVGKCVLVGNINTWVYRMEVILHWQQQLNNMRIIRPLNTGMTLTDLPMCLQLNIMERLSDGRDIVNLGQVSPTLQVLSEDRLLWKKLCQYHFTERQIRKRLILSEKGHLDWKKMYFKLGRCYPKKEQYGDTLQFCRHCHILFWKDTNHPCTANDPDGSYTSISPLEFISLFKF